From one Lycium barbarum isolate Lr01 chromosome 6, ASM1917538v2, whole genome shotgun sequence genomic stretch:
- the LOC132599691 gene encoding AP2-like ethylene-responsive transcription factor PLT2: MNSNNWLSFPLSPTHSSLPPHLHTAQSHHFSLGLVNETIDNPFQNQEWNLINTRGSDEVPKVADFLGMNKSENQSELVPYNEIQGNDSDYLFQNNSLMPMQNALAAAPTSNFDLQENACNIQSLTLSMGSGKGLTSETSASPSATATASARAENSNTSIVEAAPRRSLDTFGQRTSIYRGVTRHRWTGRYEAHLWDNSCRREGQSRKGRQVYLGGYDKEEKAARAYDLAALKYWGTSTTTNFPISNYEKELEDMKHMTRQEFVAAIRRKSSGFSRGASMYRGVTRHHQHGRWQARIGRVAGNKDLYLGTFTTEEEAAEAYDIAAIKFRGLNAVTNFDMNRYDVKAILESNTLPIGGGAAKRLKEAQALESSRKRDQEMMALNTSFQYGNSSSSNPLQAYPLMQQPFDSQPLLTLQNQDISQYNIQDSSSHFHQSYLQTQLQLQNNSHQVLYNNYLQSNPVFMHGLMNNEGSSSGSYGTGGYFGNSTGLGGISSNSTSANGGGGNAHEEVALVKVDYDNMPVSGSYNGWSGDSVQGSNPGVFSMWND, translated from the exons ATGAATTCAAACAATTGGCTATCGTTCCCTCTATCTCCCACTCATTCTTCTTTACCTCCCCATCTACACACAGCTCAATCTCATCATTTTTCATTAGGGTTAGTAAATGAGACCATTGACAATCCCTTCCAAAATCAAG AATGGAACTTAATAAACACACGAGGAAGTGATGAAGTTCCAAAGGTGGCTGATTTTCTTGGAATGAACAAATCTGAAAACCAATCTGAATTAGTCCCTTACAATGAAATCCAAGGAAATGATTCAGATTATCTCTTTCAAAACAACAGCCTTATGCCAATGCAAAATGCTTTAGCTGCTGCTCCTACAAGCAACTTTGATCTTCAAGAAAATGCTTGTAATATTCAGTCTTTGACATTATCTATGGGGAGTGGAAAAGGTTTAACTAGTGAAACAAGCGCTAGTCCAAGTGCCACTGCTACTGCAAGTGCGAGAGCTGAAAATAGTAATACTAGTATTGTTGAAGCTGCACCTAGAAGGTCTTTAGATACTTTTGGCCAAAGAACTTCAATTTACAGAGGTGTAACTAG ACATAGATGGACAGGAAGGTATGAAGCACATCTATGGGATAATAGCTGTAGGAGGGAAGGCCAATCAAGGAAGGGTCGTCAAG TGTATTTGG GAGGGTATGATAAGGAGGAGAAAGCAGCTAGGGCTTATGATCTTGCTGCATTGAAATACTGGGGAACATCTACCACTACAAATTTCCCA ATTAGCAACTATGAGAAGGAATTGGAAGACATGAAGCATATGACAAGGCAAGAATTTGTTGCTGCAATTAGAAG GAAGAGTAGTGGCTTCTCCAGGGGTGCATCCATGTATCGTGGTGTTACAAG GCACCATCAGCATGGCAGATGGCAAGCAAGGATAGGAAGAGTTGCTGGAAACAAAGATCTCTACTTGGGAACTTTCA CTACTGAGGAGGAAGCAGCAGAAGCATATGACATAGCAGCAATAAAATTCAGAGGCTTAAATGCAGTGACAAATTTCGATATGAATCGTTATGATGTAAAAGCCATACTGGAAAGCAACACTCTCCCAATTGGAGGAGGAGCAGCAAAAAGGCTAAAAGAAGCACAAGCTCTTGAATCTTCAAGAAAAAGAGATCAAGAAATGATGGCTCTAAACACAAGTTTTCAATATGGAAACTCAAGTTCTTCAAACCCTTTACAAGCATATCCTTTAATGCAACAACCCTTTGATTCTCAACCCTTGTTGACTCTCCAAAACCAAGATATTTCACAGTACAATATTCAAGATTCGTCCTCCCATTTTCACCAGAGTTAtctccaaacacaacttcaacttcagAATAATTCTCATCAAGTACTCTACAACAATTATCTCCAGAGTAATCCAGTTTTCATGCATGGGCTAATGAACAATGAAGGAAGTTCTAGTGGAAGTTATGGTACTGGAGGGTATTTTGGTAATTCTACTGGACTTGGTGGAATAAGTTCAAATTCAACTTCAGCTAATGGAGGAGGAGGAAATGCTCATGAGGAAGTTGCACTTGTGAAAGTTGATTATGATAACATGCCAGTTTCTGGAAGTTACAATGGTTGGTCAGGAGATTCAGTTCAAGGATCAAATCCTGGTGTTTTCTCAATGTGGAATGATTGA